The genomic interval ACTTGTTCGGCGCAGTGACGAACGGCAGCCCGGACAGCGCCGCCAGTTCCGCCGCGATGGCTTCGGCGAAACCGTGGGGCGAGTTCAGGCCGGTGCCGACGGCCGTGCCGCCCTGGGCCAGTTCGCACACCGCCGGCAGGGCGGCGCGGATCGCCCGCTCGGCGTAGTCCAGTTGGGCGATGAAGCCGGAAATCTCCTGGCCGAAGGTGATCGGCGTGGCGTCCATCATGTGGGTGCGGCCGGTCTTGACCAGCTTCAGGTGCCGCGCCGACAGCTCCGCCAGGCCGCCGGACAGTTCGGCGATGGCCGGCAGCAACTGGCCCTGCACCGCCTGGGCCGTGGCGATGTGCATGGCGGTGGGGAAGCAGTCGTTGGAGCTCTGGGAGCGGTTGACGTGATCGTTCGGGTGCACCGGCAGCTTGCCGCCGCGCGGGTTGCCGGCCAGTTCGTTGGCGCGGCCGGCGATCACTTCGTTGACGTTCATGTTGCTCTGGGTGCCGCTGCCGGTCTGCCAGACCACCAGCGGGAACTGGTCGTCGTGCTGGCCGTCGAGCACTTCGTCGGCGGCCTGTTCGATCAGGCGGGCGATGTCGGCGGGCAGGTCGCCGTTGCGGTCGTTGACCCGGGCGGCGGCTTTCTTGACCAACGCCAGGGCGTGCAGCACCGGCAGCGGCATGCGCTCCTGGCCGATGGCGAAGTTGATCAGCGAGCGTTGCGTCTGAGCGCCCCAGTAAGCGTCGTCCGGGACTTCGATCTGGCCCAGGCTGTCGGTTTCGATACGGCTCATCGTGCACACTCCTGTCGGTCTGATTTGCGCTGTTTAGGCCGGCTTCGGCCAGGGGGGTTCCATCGGATCGATTGTTGACCGGTCACGCCCGCCAGGCAAGCGCGGCAAGGCCCGGGGGTTGAGCCTCGATGTTAATCAGGCGCAGAATGGTCGCCCTTGGGGTTTTACCTCGCCTGCTAGAAAAGGAAACTCGATGACTCGTCTTCGTGCCATCTGTACCGCGGTTGCCCTGGTCTGCGCCAGCGGCCAGGTGCTTGCCGACACCGCCAGCCACAACGCCAGTGCCGAAGCTTTCCTGACCCTGGCGCACGCCGACAAGCTGGGCACTCCGGTGTACATGCAAGTGCAGCAGATGTTCGCCCAGCGCTTTGAACAGACCAAGGCGCCGGAATCCAAGAAAGCCGTGCTGGAGACCTACCAGGCCAAGGCCAACGCCGCCCTGGATCAGGCCATCGGCTGGAACAAGCTGAAGCCGGACATGGTCAAGCTCTACACCAGCAACTTCAGCGAATCCGAACTCAAGGACCTGGTGGCGTTCTACCAGTCGCCGCTGGGCAAGAAAGTCCTGGAAAAGATGCCGCAACTGACCCAGCAATCGGCCCAGATGACCCAGGCCAAGCTGGAAAGCGCCGTGCCGGTGGTCAACAAGCTGCTGGACGACATGACCAACGAGCTGGCCCCGAAAGGCGCGGCGCCGGCCAAGAAAAAGCCGTAAGCGGAGTCCGTGATGACCATGCAACAACGCATCGAATCGACGCTGGCCCTGCTTCAGCCTGAACACCTGCAGGTGCTGGACGAAAGCCACATGCACAGCCGCGGCCTGCAGACCCACTTCAAGGCTGTGGTGGTCAGCGCCCAGTTCGAGGGCCTGAACCGGGTCAAGCGCCACCAGAAGGTCTACGGCACGCTCGGCGAGCTGATGGGCGAGTTCCATGCGTTGGCGCTGCACACCTACACCCCGCAGGAATGGGCAGAGGTCGGGGCCGCCCCGGCGTCGCCGACCTGTGCAGGGGGGCATTGAGGCAGCCGCAAGTTTTAAGCTGCAAGCGGCAAGCGCAAGCACGGCGATCGGCTTGTAGCTTGCCGCTCATGGCTGCTCCTTTGCTACAATCCGCAACGCGCCGCTGACCCGGCGCGTTTTTTTTCGCATCCGGTTCACCCTTTGCGAGGGTAGCCACCTGGAGAGACACCCATGACACAACCGATTGTCGTGGCGGCACTGTATAAGTTCGTCACCCTCGAAAATTACGTCGACCTGCGCGAGCCGCTGCTCAAGGCCATGCTCGACAACGGCATCAAAGGCACCCTGCTGATCGCCGAGGAAGGCATCAACGGCACCGTGTCCGGCAGCCGTGAAGGCATCGACGGGCTGCTGGCCTGGCTGCGCGACGACCCGCGCATGGTCGACATCGACCACAAAGAGTCGTACTGCGACGAGCAGCCGTTCTACCGCACCAAGGTCAAGCTCAAGAAAGAGATCGTGACCCTGGGCGTCCCGGGCGTCGACCCGAACAAGAAGGTCGGCACCTACGTCGAGCCGCAGGACTGGAACGCGCTGATCAGCGACCCCGAGGTGCTGCTGATCGACACCCGCAACGACTACGAAGTGTCGATCGGCACCTTCGAAGGCGCCATCGACCCGAAGACCACGACCTTCCGCGAGTTCCCGGAGTACATCAAGGCGCATTTCGACCCGGCCGTGCACAAGAAGGTCGCGATGTTCTGCACCGGCGGCATCCGCTGCGAGAAGGCCTCGAGCTACATGCTGGGCGAAGGCTTCGAAGAGGTCTACCACCTCAAGGGCGGGATCCTGAAGTACCTCGAAGAGGTGCCGCAGGAAGAGACCAAGTGGCAGGGCGACTGCTTTGTGTTCGACAACCGCGTCACCGTGCGCCATGACCTGAGCGAAGGCGACTACGACCAGTGCCACGCCTGCCGCAACCCGGTGAGCGTCGAGGATCGCGCCTCCGAGCACTACGTGGCCGGGATCAGTTGCCCGCACTGCTGGGACACCCTCAGCGAGAAGACCCGCCGCAGCGCCATCGACCGGCAAAAGCAGATCGAACTGGCCAAGGCGCGCAACATGCCGCACCCGATCGGCTACAACTATAAGCAAGCATCCACCGAGGCCTGAACCATGTCTGCGCGCCTGCTCTATGTGATGGATCCGATGTGTTCCTGGTGCTGGGGGTTCGCTCCGGTGGCCAAGGCCCTGGTCGAGCAGGCGCAGGCAGCGGGGGTGGAGCTGCACCTGGTGGTCGGCGGTTTGCGCACCGGCAGCGGTGCGGCGCTGGAGCCGACCACCCGGCGCTACATCCTTGAGCATTGGCACGCGGTCGCCGAGGCCACCGGCCAGCCGTTCCGCTTTGAGGGCGCGTTGCCCGACGGTTTCGTCTACGACACCGAGCCTGCCTGCCGCGCCATCGTCACCGCGCGCAGCCTGGCGCCGGACTGCGCGTGGACACTGCTGGGCCTGATCCAGCACGCGTTCTACGCCGAAGGCCGCGACGTCACCCACGCCAGCGTGCTGGTGGAACTGGCGGAGCGGGCCGGCGTGCCGCGCATCGAGTTCGCCGAAGCCTTCGACCGCGCCGAGCAGCACGCGGCCACCGCCGCCGATTTCAGTTGGGTGCAGGACCTGGGCATCGCCGGATTCCCGACTCTGCTGGCCGAGCGCAACGGTCAGCTGGCGTTGCTGACCAACGGTTATCAGCCGTTGGGCGAACTGTCGCCGTTGCTCGGCCGATGGCTGGAGCGCGCCGCCTGTGTCTGACCCGGCCGATGACACGCCAGCCGTCAAGCGTGTCGACCGGCTGAGCTGGGCGGAAGTCCGGCGACTGGCGCTGCATCACAAGAAATCCCTGTGGATCGCCAACGGCGTGGCTGTGCTGGCGACGCTGTGCAGCGTGCCGATCCCGTTGCTGTTGCCGCTGCTGGTGGACGAAGTCCTGCTGGGCCATGGCGACGCCGCGCTCAAGGTCATGAACCACGTGCTGCCGTCGATGTGGCAGCAGGCGGCCGGCTATATCGGCCTGATGCTGCTGGTGACCCTGACCCTGCGCTGCAGCGCCCTGTGCTTCGGCGTGCTGCAGGCCCGGCTGTTCGCGCGGCTGGCCAAGGACATCGTCTACCGCATCCGGATCCGCCTGATCGAGCGCCTCAAGCGCATCTCCCTCGGCGAATACGAAAGCCTGGGCAGCGGCACGGTGACCACGCACCTGGTCACCGACCTGGACACCCTCGACAAATTCGTCGGCGAAACCCTCAGCCGTTTCCTGGTGGCGATGCTGACTCTGGTGGGCACCGCCAGCATCCTGGTGTGGATGCACTGGAAGCTGGCGCTGCTGATCCTGCTGTTCAACCCGTTGGTGATCTACGCCACCGTGCAGTTGGGCAAGCGGGTCAAGCACCTGAAGAAACTGGAGAACGACAGCACTTCGCGCTTCACCCAGGCGCTGAGCGAGACCCTCGACGCGATCCAGGAAGTGCGCGCCGGCAACCGCCAGGGCTTCTTCCTCGGGCGCCTCGGCCTGCGGGCCCAGGAGGTGCGCAATTACGCGGTCAACTCGCAGTGGAAGACCGACGCCTCCAACCGGGCCAGCGGCCTGCTGTTCCAGTTCGGCATCGATATCTTCCGCGCGGCGGCGATGCTCACGGTGCTGTTCTCGGACCTGTCCATCGGCCAGATGCTCGCGGTGTTCAGCTACCTGTGGTTCATGATCGGCCCGGTCGAGCAGTTGCTGAACCTGCAATATGCCTACTATGCGGCGGGCGGCGCGCTGTCGCGGATCAACGAACTGCTGGCCCGCGCCGACGAGCCGCAGTACCCCGGCGGCCTCGACCCGTTCAAGGGCCGCGAGACGGTCGGCATCCAGGTGCAGGGGCTGAGCTTCGGTTACGGCGACGAGCTGGTGCTGGATCGGTTGGACCTGTCCATCGCCCCCGGCGAGAAGGTGGCCATCGTCGGCGCCAGCGGCGGCGGCAAGAGCACCCTGGTGCAACTGCTGCTGGGGCTGTACACGCCCTTGGCCGGCACCATCCGCTTCGGCGGCTGCAGCCAGCAGGACATTGGCCTGGACACGGTGCGGGAGAACGTCGCGGTGGTGCTGCAGCACCCGGCGCTGTTCAACGACACCGTGCGGGCCAACCTGACCATGGGCCGCACCCGCAGCGACGAAGCCTGCTGGCAGGCGCTGGCGATCGCCCAGCTCGAACCCGCCATCCGCGCGCTGCCCGACGGACTGGACAGCATCGTCGGCCGCGCCGGCGTGCGCCTGTCGGGCGGCCAGCGCCAGCGCCTGGCGATTGCGCGGATGATCCTGGCCGAACCGAAAGTGGTGATCCTCGACGAAGCCACCTCGGCCCTCGACGCCGCCACCGAGTACAACCTGCACCAGGCCCTGGCGCGGTTCCTCAACGGCCGCACCACCCTGATCATCGCCCATCGCCTGTCGGCGGTGAAACAGGCCGACCGGGTGCTGGTGTTCGACGGCGGGCAGGTGGCCGAAGACGGCGACCACCAGCAACTCATTGCCGACGGCGGGCTGTACGCCAGGCTCTATGGGCACCTGCAACAGCATTGAGCGGATCTGCCATGGCGTGCACGCCCGTCTCCGGCGAATGGGCGCATTCAGGGAGCCGGCTGCCTGTCAGGACGTTTGCCCCATATCACGTTGAGATCATCAATATGGCGATCTTGCCCGAACCCTTTGACGATAATCGAGCATGAGTCGCAGGGCGGCAGGGTCGTGACCACATTGATCGAGCGAATGTCCCCGGAATTTGGGTACTCTTCCCGCAGGTAGCCGATCAACTTGCTTTCGCTGTCGACAGATGTCACCCGCTCCAGTACATCGGGCCGGGCTGGATCCGTGATTGGGTGGGGAATCGCAAGCAACACTTCATCATCCGTCAGTTTCAAGGCTTCGGGAGCAGCAGGTTTCCTGAATCTGTCGACATTGAAGTAATACATGCCATTTTTCTCGACAACTGGAATATCGGGGCTTGATCGGAATATCGGCAAGTGCCGGGTGTTATCGCCTGCACCCGAAACGCTGACATAGATTTCCTTCCGGTCTCTCGCGGTAATGACCTCGGCATAGGCAATGTTGCGGGGCGAGGAGCGAGCGTAAGGAGTCAGGCTCTGTAAATCCTGCATGGCATTGTCGATTGCGATGCCTCGGGATGCCGGATCGCTTTCTCTCAAGAACAAAGTATCAAAGTTATCGGCAACCGATCGCTGCAACTGCGCACTGGTCAGATTGCTTCTGCTCCATACATTGGCACCTTCAGCCAGTGTCACCGCTGTCGTTCGCGTTGGACCATCAAACAATAACGAACTGGCTGGGTAGGCTGTCACCTTCACCCATTTCAACCCAGTTTCAGGATTGGCTGGCGCTCCAATGGCTACCGCAAACTCTTCAAGACTGTCCAATGTTCGATGAACCCGCTCCCATCCATGAATGCGCACCAGGTTGTTGGCATTCAGCGAGCCGATGTATATGCGCCGCAGCTCGCTTGCGGGTGTATCTCCCTGGAGAAGTTCTTCGGTCACTTTTTTCATGCGAAGGGGCTTTTGAATACTGTCATTGGCTGCAAGCGTGGTCATGTAGTAGTCGTTTGTATGCAGCCTTGCGAATACGTAGCGATGCTGACTGTCCAGGGAGTAGGCAACCACCGCACCTACCTCGTGCACATCATCGATTTGAATGGCGCTCCCGTTCACTTTCAAGCCGGCAAAAATTCCTTCCTGGAACTCCAGTCGGGCATCGATGTAAGGCTTGGCGATGGGTCTGTTCCGGCGCAGGCCAATCGCGGATGGGTGACCGCGATAAAGTTGAAGGGCGTTGTCTCTGACCTCATAAATTCTGTTTTCAAAGGCCAGTAGTTGACGTGGCTGGGCTGAGGTCACAGGGGAAGGTGTGAATCTGCTGTCGCCGAACCATTCGGCCCAACTGTTTTCTTCCGAAAAGTGGCCAACAGCGGGACGTTCGGCAGGGGTATCGGTGATCACATATCGGGTCTTGCAAATTCCGTTGGGGACTCTACGAGCGCGGCAATGTGCGGCGTTCAGTGTTCCGCTTGCATCGAGGCGATCCACGCGTGTCAAAGCGTTCTTTTGAACCCGGTAGGCAACGTCGTCAATCCACACCATGGTTCGACCGTCGACTTCCAGTATTTGTCTTGCCCGGGCTGTCTTGGCAATCGCATACAAGTCTTCATTGTTTGTGAGGCCTATACGTCGATAACTCGCTTGGCCTACGGAGACTTGAGAAAGAGCCAGGCGTGGCCCGAATGGTTTGCCCGACAGGGGATCGACCAGATGGAGCACCCGCGATCCGGCCGATCCTGTGTTGCGTACCGGAACATTCTCGATGCCCTCGACCGTCGCCAACTGGTCTCCCCGAGAGAGCGGTTTCCAACGTCCAACGTCGTCTATCTGTGGCAGGCCTTGCACAATACGGTAGCGACCGGCTCTGCCGGCCGCCTCGCGGAGCTTGAACAACCCGCTGCTGGCCAGTTTCACTCCCCGGCTGCCCATGGCCCTGAGCAGTGATGCGATTCCGTCGAAGGGGTTCAGGGTTGACTGTAAAAACGCTCCTGTCAGTTTTGCAAACGCCGGGAGCGCCCTGTTGAAACCTACAGTGGTTGCCGTGTTGACAATCTTCAATGTGCCGGCAGCGAATTTCCCCAACGGGAGTACAAACGAGACCAAATCGGTGAACATGCCAAAGGTGCCCTGGATCCAGCGCGTGCTGTCGCCCGACAGCAAATCTTCCATGCTGCCCCAGAACGGGACAAACCCTTTGATAGTGGCAAGGTTCTTGTCTTTGCTCTCCTGTTCCTCTTCAAACGAGGTTTTTCCATAACAACTTTTACGCAACAGGACTTCGTCAAAAAAGAGAAACCTCCAGGAAATGCAATAAGCGATGTTTTTGGTGGCCTGAGACTCTAGCGTGCGTGGAATGCTCTCGTGGGAGGATTGGCTGTCCGTGCTGGCGGGGACATTGACGACT from Pseudomonas ekonensis carries:
- a CDS encoding DUF2059 domain-containing protein; the encoded protein is MTRLRAICTAVALVCASGQVLADTASHNASAEAFLTLAHADKLGTPVYMQVQQMFAQRFEQTKAPESKKAVLETYQAKANAALDQAIGWNKLKPDMVKLYTSNFSESELKDLVAFYQSPLGKKVLEKMPQLTQQSAQMTQAKLESAVPVVNKLLDDMTNELAPKGAAPAKKKP
- a CDS encoding ABC transporter ATP-binding protein; translated protein: MSDPADDTPAVKRVDRLSWAEVRRLALHHKKSLWIANGVAVLATLCSVPIPLLLPLLVDEVLLGHGDAALKVMNHVLPSMWQQAAGYIGLMLLVTLTLRCSALCFGVLQARLFARLAKDIVYRIRIRLIERLKRISLGEYESLGSGTVTTHLVTDLDTLDKFVGETLSRFLVAMLTLVGTASILVWMHWKLALLILLFNPLVIYATVQLGKRVKHLKKLENDSTSRFTQALSETLDAIQEVRAGNRQGFFLGRLGLRAQEVRNYAVNSQWKTDASNRASGLLFQFGIDIFRAAAMLTVLFSDLSIGQMLAVFSYLWFMIGPVEQLLNLQYAYYAAGGALSRINELLARADEPQYPGGLDPFKGRETVGIQVQGLSFGYGDELVLDRLDLSIAPGEKVAIVGASGGGKSTLVQLLLGLYTPLAGTIRFGGCSQQDIGLDTVRENVAVVLQHPALFNDTVRANLTMGRTRSDEACWQALAIAQLEPAIRALPDGLDSIVGRAGVRLSGGQRQRLAIARMILAEPKVVILDEATSALDAATEYNLHQALARFLNGRTTLIIAHRLSAVKQADRVLVFDGGQVAEDGDHQQLIADGGLYARLYGHLQQH
- a CDS encoding class II fumarate hydratase; the encoded protein is MSRIETDSLGQIEVPDDAYWGAQTQRSLINFAIGQERMPLPVLHALALVKKAAARVNDRNGDLPADIARLIEQAADEVLDGQHDDQFPLVVWQTGSGTQSNMNVNEVIAGRANELAGNPRGGKLPVHPNDHVNRSQSSNDCFPTAMHIATAQAVQGQLLPAIAELSGGLAELSARHLKLVKTGRTHMMDATPITFGQEISGFIAQLDYAERAIRAALPAVCELAQGGTAVGTGLNSPHGFAEAIAAELAALSGLPFVTAPNKFAALAGHEPLTTLSGALKTLAVALMKIANDLRLLGSGPRAGFAEVKLPANEPGSSIMPGKVNPTQCEALSMLACQVLGNDVAIGFAASQGHLQLNVFKPVIIHNLLQSIRLLGDGCSNFQQHCIAGLEPDAEKMAEHLERGLMLVTALNPHIGYDKSAEIAKKAYSEGLTLREAALQLGYLTDEQFDAWVRPENMLEAGAKG
- a CDS encoding DsbA family protein, whose protein sequence is MCSWCWGFAPVAKALVEQAQAAGVELHLVVGGLRTGSGAALEPTTRRYILEHWHAVAEATGQPFRFEGALPDGFVYDTEPACRAIVTARSLAPDCAWTLLGLIQHAFYAEGRDVTHASVLVELAERAGVPRIEFAEAFDRAEQHAATAADFSWVQDLGIAGFPTLLAERNGQLALLTNGYQPLGELSPLLGRWLERAACV
- the trhO gene encoding oxygen-dependent tRNA uridine(34) hydroxylase TrhO, giving the protein MTQPIVVAALYKFVTLENYVDLREPLLKAMLDNGIKGTLLIAEEGINGTVSGSREGIDGLLAWLRDDPRMVDIDHKESYCDEQPFYRTKVKLKKEIVTLGVPGVDPNKKVGTYVEPQDWNALISDPEVLLIDTRNDYEVSIGTFEGAIDPKTTTFREFPEYIKAHFDPAVHKKVAMFCTGGIRCEKASSYMLGEGFEEVYHLKGGILKYLEEVPQEETKWQGDCFVFDNRVTVRHDLSEGDYDQCHACRNPVSVEDRASEHYVAGISCPHCWDTLSEKTRRSAIDRQKQIELAKARNMPHPIGYNYKQASTEA
- a CDS encoding BolA family protein, which translates into the protein MTMQQRIESTLALLQPEHLQVLDESHMHSRGLQTHFKAVVVSAQFEGLNRVKRHQKVYGTLGELMGEFHALALHTYTPQEWAEVGAAPASPTCAGGH